The Terriglobales bacterium genome includes a region encoding these proteins:
- a CDS encoding serine protease has translation MLDKSVLNSTVLLTYEVEATSEPSTSSKDQSRGQGASHGSGGPLVVRGTGFLIFSGLGITHGQVYLVTNRHILPPEGKKQDIKVRVVVGSREAGKEVEKVENISVPVVGDDGKYLSSVRLHRDPSTDVAVINIAPAAFGNKFRVLIDAVRTKKYLDTSMLASSETIGSLGVGVGSQVYLLGYPAAIFDPRNVSPVLRVGVISTDPKQGFDFNEEVRRIVNAPEHINGFLIDANIYPGSSGSLVVVDPNAAKCDCQSSSASASKPPEKRLQILGIVAGSIPIYDVGLKSYERIGLGIVYSADTIREVINSFER, from the coding sequence GTGTTGGACAAATCCGTGCTTAACAGCACCGTGTTGCTCACCTACGAAGTTGAAGCTACCAGTGAACCGAGCACCTCCTCCAAGGACCAGTCCCGAGGGCAAGGGGCGAGCCACGGCAGTGGCGGACCACTCGTAGTCCGGGGCACTGGATTCCTTATCTTCAGCGGGCTTGGCATCACCCATGGTCAGGTGTACCTAGTCACCAATCGACACATTCTGCCGCCCGAAGGAAAGAAGCAGGACATCAAAGTCCGCGTGGTGGTCGGTTCGCGTGAGGCTGGCAAGGAGGTAGAGAAGGTAGAAAACATCAGTGTTCCGGTCGTAGGAGATGATGGGAAGTACCTTTCCTCGGTGCGTCTTCACCGTGACCCGAGCACAGATGTGGCGGTCATTAACATTGCGCCGGCAGCTTTTGGCAACAAGTTCAGAGTTTTGATCGATGCGGTCCGTACAAAGAAATATCTGGATACATCCATGCTGGCTTCCTCGGAGACGATTGGTTCCCTGGGGGTGGGGGTGGGGTCACAAGTCTATCTGCTGGGATATCCCGCCGCTATCTTTGATCCGCGAAATGTATCGCCGGTTCTGCGAGTTGGGGTTATCTCCACCGATCCCAAGCAGGGATTCGATTTCAACGAGGAAGTCCGGCGAATTGTAAATGCTCCGGAGCATATCAACGGATTCCTGATAGACGCAAACATCTATCCCGGGTCGAGTGGCAGCTTGGTGGTAGTAGATCCGAATGCTGCTAAGTGCGACTGCCAGTCCAGCAGCGCTTCGGCGTCAAAGCCTCCCGAGAAGCGCCTGCAAATCCTGGGAATCGTGGCTGGTTCCATTCCTATTTATGATGTCGGTCTCAAGTCCTATGAACGCATCGGGCTGGGCATCGTTTACTCTGCGGACACCATCCGCGAAGTAATCAACAGCTTCGAACGTTAG
- a CDS encoding YtxH domain-containing protein, with translation MKAFLTGLGMGVGLALLFAPMTGKKMRRQISDRASDLAEAGRQRYGDMAETARERYQEVRDNASRAMGSVREMGNQITGS, from the coding sequence ATGAAGGCCTTCTTAACAGGGCTGGGAATGGGAGTTGGTTTGGCATTGTTGTTTGCACCGATGACCGGAAAAAAGATGAGGAGGCAGATCTCCGATCGGGCGAGCGATCTCGCGGAAGCTGGCCGTCAGCGCTATGGAGATATGGCGGAGACGGCTCGTGAGCGTTACCAAGAAGTTCGTGACAACGCTTCCCGTGCCATGGGTTCAGTGCGGGAAATGGGGAATCAGATCACCGGCAGCTAA
- a CDS encoding ATP-binding protein, with translation MNRRSLRFRVISWYAGIFTASFLFFGAGIYAGLRSYLMWNLRSSLAADARSIGEKLLDDAAARGNGYVTEEIEESFAPEVNSRLIRVTRNDGSVVYQSAPPADHSFDPSRIVGVPIQQWLHANSGFSWEVETSSLPVFVYSYPYRAQDGWSYLIEIGTTHQQIRSTLNGLLLLFGIGLPVMLAAACLGGFIVMKKALVPVRIITETAEQISLLRAEERLPVAPTGDELEHLSRALNRMLDRLEDAFQHIRRFSADVSHELRTPLTIIRGELESLMRHSSPASRVQEIAGNCLEEVERLTRIIDQLLALSRLDAGDDSLPKEVIDLGELVKSTADQMQLMVEEKGLALVSKLQADVLVQGNPSRFKQIVVNLLDNAIKYTPEGGTIEVTVGSDGPKAFLEISDSGIGIPHEALPHIFDRFYRVDKARSRETGGSGLGLSIVKSIAAAYGAEVKVTSSPGQGTRVRLEAARVWSEAATTGPKVETYVPAGWAAPR, from the coding sequence ATGAACCGCCGATCTTTGCGATTTCGAGTGATCAGCTGGTATGCAGGGATCTTTACTGCCTCCTTCCTGTTCTTTGGCGCTGGAATCTACGCTGGACTCCGCAGTTACCTGATGTGGAACTTGCGGAGCTCACTCGCGGCCGATGCCCGCTCGATTGGCGAGAAGCTGCTGGATGATGCGGCCGCGCGGGGAAACGGCTACGTTACCGAGGAGATCGAGGAAAGCTTTGCTCCCGAGGTCAACTCCCGCCTGATTCGGGTAACCCGCAACGATGGCTCCGTCGTATACCAATCCGCGCCACCCGCAGATCACAGCTTCGATCCGAGCCGGATCGTGGGCGTGCCCATCCAGCAGTGGTTACATGCGAATTCAGGCTTCAGCTGGGAAGTTGAAACAAGCTCGCTGCCCGTCTTTGTGTATTCCTATCCCTATCGCGCTCAGGATGGTTGGAGCTATCTGATCGAAATCGGCACTACGCATCAGCAGATCCGCTCTACTCTGAATGGATTGCTGTTGCTGTTCGGGATCGGGCTGCCGGTGATGCTGGCAGCGGCCTGCTTGGGCGGATTCATCGTAATGAAGAAGGCGCTGGTGCCGGTGCGAATCATCACTGAAACAGCGGAGCAGATCAGCTTGCTGAGGGCCGAGGAACGCTTGCCAGTGGCGCCGACTGGCGACGAACTCGAGCACTTGTCGCGGGCCCTGAATCGAATGCTCGACCGCCTGGAAGACGCGTTCCAGCATATACGCCGCTTCTCGGCAGACGTCTCCCATGAACTGCGCACGCCGCTGACGATTATCCGTGGGGAACTGGAATCGCTGATGCGGCACTCGAGCCCGGCATCACGTGTGCAGGAAATCGCCGGCAATTGCCTGGAAGAGGTTGAACGGCTCACACGCATCATCGATCAGTTGCTGGCGCTCTCGCGTCTGGATGCCGGAGATGACAGCCTTCCTAAGGAGGTGATCGATCTCGGGGAACTAGTCAAATCCACTGCGGACCAGATGCAATTGATGGTGGAAGAAAAAGGGCTGGCGCTTGTAAGTAAATTGCAAGCCGACGTGCTGGTCCAGGGCAATCCCTCAAGATTCAAGCAGATTGTGGTCAATCTGTTGGACAACGCAATCAAATACACTCCTGAAGGTGGAACTATCGAAGTTACCGTAGGATCTGATGGTCCCAAGGCTTTTCTTGAGATTTCCGATTCCGGGATTGGCATCCCCCACGAGGCCCTTCCGCACATATTCGATCGCTTCTACCGCGTTGACAAAGCCCGCTCTCGCGAAACCGGTGGAAGCGGCCTGGGATTGTCGATTGTGAAGTCGATCGCAGCGGCCTATGGGGCCGAGGTCAAGGTCACCAGTTCTCCCGGTCAAGGCACGCGCGTGCGGCTCGAGGCGGCACGAGTCTGGAGTGAGGCCGCCACCACCGGACCCAAGGTGGAGACTTATGTGCCTGCGGGATGGGCCGCGCCGAGATGA
- a CDS encoding response regulator transcription factor gives MFNLAGSGMILSTGPGAGILQLRTCRIGFLSHMRILLVEDEPKVRDFVVRGLTAERYAVDSAEDGEKGLQLASSYHYDLIILDLMLPRVDGAEVLRRIRSRDANVPVLVLTARDAVHDKVLTFEAGADDYLTKPFAFAELLVRTKALLRRGPVSRASSARIADLELDRLTQQVKRSGKRIDLTGKEYALLEYLMLNAGRVLSRHMIIEHVWDQSFDGLTNIVDVYVRHLRNKVDEGFEPKLIQTVRGVGYTIREAGNG, from the coding sequence ATGTTCAACCTTGCCGGCAGCGGTATGATTCTGTCCACAGGACCCGGAGCAGGTATCCTCCAGCTTCGGACGTGCAGAATCGGGTTTCTGTCACACATGCGGATTTTGCTGGTTGAAGACGAACCGAAAGTACGGGACTTCGTGGTGCGAGGCCTGACGGCCGAACGATATGCGGTTGACAGTGCCGAAGACGGGGAAAAAGGGCTGCAACTGGCTTCCAGCTATCACTACGACTTGATCATTTTGGACCTGATGCTGCCGAGGGTCGACGGCGCCGAAGTGTTGAGGCGCATTCGAAGCCGGGACGCAAATGTACCCGTATTGGTTTTGACGGCCAGGGACGCGGTTCACGACAAAGTCCTGACATTCGAAGCTGGAGCGGATGATTACCTGACCAAGCCTTTCGCTTTTGCCGAACTTTTGGTCCGCACCAAGGCATTGTTGCGGCGCGGCCCCGTCAGCCGGGCGAGTTCAGCGCGAATTGCGGACCTGGAACTGGATCGCCTCACCCAGCAGGTCAAGCGTTCCGGGAAGCGCATTGACCTGACCGGCAAGGAATATGCGTTGCTGGAATATCTGATGCTGAATGCGGGAAGGGTGCTCTCCCGCCACATGATCATCGAACATGTCTGGGACCAGAGCTTCGACGGCCTCACGAACATTGTCGATGTTTACGTGCGTCATCTTCGCAATAAGGTGGATGAAGGCTTCGAACCAAAACTGATTCAGACCGTGCGGGGTGTTGGCTACACGATTCGCGAGGCAGGCAACGGATGA
- a CDS encoding TolC family protein → MKYTLVSVSILVSILPLSLAQTTDLRSLVANSAAVQLQLPIPAAQAEPQMPPAATQTGPAPPDPAVPPTPGAPRTITLSDALALARANNPLLRAAITDVGVAREDRVQTRAALLPAINYTTQYLYTEGNGTPTGVFIANNAVHEYLSQGNAHEVLNLGPAQIAAYRRSSAALALARAKQEIASRGLVVTVVQAYYSLVVAQRKYADSQQAFSEAQRFLKITQELENGGEVAHSDVIKAQLQFNDRQRDLREANLNIEKTRLALAVMLFPNFEENFSVVDDLRLAPALPGFDEVQRMGAQNNPDLRAAVSALDVANRDVQIAWAAHLPTLTLDAWYGIDAVHFATYTGQIQNLGYAASAMLTIPVWSWGATQSKVRQAQLKRDQARVELSFAQRELIANLRTFYADADAARNELETLRSSAELAAESLRLTTLRYRAGEATVLEVVDAQNTLVMTRAAFDDAQVRYRVSLANLQTITGSF, encoded by the coding sequence GTGAAATACACATTGGTTTCTGTAAGTATCCTGGTTTCGATTCTTCCACTCTCTCTGGCACAAACCACCGATCTGCGGAGTCTGGTGGCGAATTCTGCGGCTGTTCAATTGCAATTGCCCATCCCAGCGGCTCAAGCGGAACCTCAAATGCCGCCCGCAGCGACACAGACCGGCCCCGCGCCCCCTGATCCCGCGGTTCCCCCAACCCCCGGCGCGCCGCGTACCATTACTCTGAGCGACGCCCTCGCGCTGGCGCGCGCCAACAATCCATTGCTTCGCGCCGCAATCACCGACGTGGGTGTGGCTCGCGAAGATCGTGTCCAGACTCGCGCTGCCCTGCTTCCGGCAATCAACTACACCACCCAGTATCTCTACACCGAAGGCAACGGAACACCCACCGGCGTGTTCATCGCCAACAACGCGGTTCATGAATATCTGAGTCAAGGAAACGCGCACGAGGTTTTGAATCTCGGTCCGGCGCAAATCGCTGCCTATCGCCGCTCGTCTGCGGCCCTGGCGTTGGCGCGTGCTAAGCAGGAGATCGCCTCACGCGGTCTGGTCGTTACTGTTGTTCAGGCCTACTACAGCCTAGTGGTTGCTCAACGCAAGTACGCCGACTCGCAGCAAGCTTTCTCCGAAGCCCAGCGATTTCTCAAGATTACTCAGGAACTTGAGAACGGCGGTGAGGTCGCGCATTCCGACGTGATCAAGGCTCAATTGCAGTTCAACGATCGTCAACGCGATTTACGGGAAGCGAACCTAAATATCGAAAAGACGCGGCTGGCGCTTGCCGTAATGCTATTTCCAAACTTTGAGGAGAACTTCTCTGTCGTCGATGACCTCCGACTGGCCCCCGCCCTACCCGGCTTTGACGAAGTCCAGAGAATGGGCGCTCAGAATAACCCTGACCTGCGGGCCGCGGTGTCGGCTCTGGATGTTGCAAATCGTGACGTGCAGATCGCCTGGGCAGCGCACCTGCCTACTCTTACCCTGGATGCCTGGTATGGAATCGATGCTGTCCATTTCGCTACCTACACCGGCCAAATTCAGAACCTGGGATATGCCGCCTCAGCAATGCTCACTATTCCGGTGTGGAGTTGGGGAGCCACCCAGAGCAAAGTGCGACAGGCGCAACTGAAGCGCGACCAGGCGCGCGTCGAACTGAGCTTTGCTCAACGCGAGCTGATCGCGAATCTCCGCACTTTCTATGCCGATGCGGATGCGGCTCGCAACGAACTCGAGACGCTGCGAAGCTCAGCCGAGTTGGCGGCCGAGAGCTTGCGCCTGACCACCCTGCGATACAGGGCTGGGGAAGCGACGGTGCTGGAGGTGGTGGACGCGCAGAATACTCTCGTGATGACGCGAGCCGCGTTCGACGACGCGCAGGTCCGTTATCGTGTGTCGCTTGCCAACTTGCAGACTATAACAGGGAGCTTCTGA
- a CDS encoding efflux RND transporter periplasmic adaptor subunit: MTKHKRLKRSLKRTIVPLISGTAAIVLTACSHEPAEKEPVVAVQTALAVQKPIEQVVSTEAVLFPLKQAALTPKVSAPVRQFFVQRGGKVHAGQLLAVLENRDLAAATVENRGAYEQAQAAYESATKATLPEEWQKAELDVQAAKDTLDAQQKIYESRKNLLAQGAIARKDVDAAEVAYVQARNAYEIAQKHQTALQSVGKQQELKSAAGQLTSAKGKYMGSEAQFGYTEIRSPISGVITDRPLYAGEMAPAGTPLITVMDTSQVVARAHVPEEQAALLKPGDHASITAPGISEQIPGTVTIVSPATDPNSTTVEIWVQAANPAQQLRPGTTVQLSIVAQRVADATVIPASALLKLANGGDSVMRVGPDQRAHQQEVQAAIRQGNEVQIVSGLKAGDRVVTNGAYGLPDNTKVQWNTTAATESKGAEP; the protein is encoded by the coding sequence ATGACAAAACACAAACGGTTGAAGCGGTCGCTTAAACGCACCATAGTCCCGCTGATCTCGGGTACGGCTGCCATTGTCCTGACGGCCTGTTCCCATGAACCAGCAGAGAAAGAACCGGTCGTAGCCGTACAAACAGCCCTGGCCGTACAGAAGCCCATCGAACAGGTGGTCTCGACTGAGGCAGTATTGTTTCCTCTCAAGCAGGCTGCCCTGACACCCAAGGTCTCCGCTCCGGTTCGCCAGTTCTTTGTGCAGCGGGGAGGTAAAGTTCACGCCGGCCAATTGCTGGCGGTGCTTGAAAATCGCGATCTGGCTGCCGCCACAGTAGAGAACAGAGGCGCATACGAGCAGGCCCAGGCGGCTTACGAAAGCGCTACCAAGGCGACTCTTCCAGAGGAATGGCAAAAAGCTGAACTGGATGTGCAGGCCGCCAAGGACACTCTCGATGCCCAACAAAAGATTTATGAGAGCCGAAAAAATCTCCTTGCCCAAGGCGCCATCGCCCGCAAAGACGTCGATGCTGCCGAAGTGGCATACGTTCAAGCTCGCAATGCCTATGAGATCGCCCAAAAGCATCAGACCGCCCTGCAATCGGTTGGCAAACAGCAGGAGCTGAAATCAGCTGCCGGCCAATTGACCTCCGCCAAGGGCAAATACATGGGCTCTGAGGCTCAGTTCGGATACACCGAAATCCGCAGCCCCATCAGTGGCGTGATCACTGACCGGCCACTATATGCGGGAGAAATGGCCCCGGCTGGGACGCCTCTGATTACCGTGATGGATACCTCCCAAGTCGTCGCCCGAGCTCATGTTCCGGAGGAGCAGGCTGCCTTGCTGAAACCAGGTGATCATGCGTCGATCACTGCCCCAGGGATCTCGGAACAAATTCCTGGCACTGTGACCATCGTCAGCCCGGCGACCGATCCCAACAGCACTACGGTTGAGATTTGGGTGCAAGCCGCAAATCCGGCTCAGCAATTACGACCGGGCACTACGGTACAGCTATCGATCGTAGCGCAGCGAGTTGCGGATGCCACGGTGATACCGGCATCCGCTCTGCTGAAGTTGGCCAATGGTGGCGATTCGGTGATGCGCGTCGGGCCGGATCAGCGAGCTCATCAGCAGGAGGTTCAGGCGGCCATTCGACAGGGGAACGAAGTGCAGATCGTGTCTGGGCTGAAGGCGGGAGACCGCGTGGTGACCAACGGAGCTTACGGTTTACCAGACAACACTAAAGTCCAGTGGAACACGACCGCTGCCACTGAGTCGAAAGGCGCCGAACCCTGA
- a CDS encoding efflux RND transporter permease subunit, with amino-acid sequence MSDNPKPKTEARVEEAPPRTYWFARFSGPVIFLIIAAALIGVYLAFSIPIAVFPSTNFPRIVIGVDNGVMPIDQMLVTITRPLEEAVNSVPGLQQVRSTTSRGSAEINLFFDWNVDMFRTLQLVDSAVARVQSSLPPTAKIVSNRLTFASFPILGYSLTSDSVPQSQLWELATYDLKPRLNRLNGVSTVIVQGGQVPEFEITPDPAKLLAASTTVTEILDAVRRTNLIDSPGLLEQNHQLYLGLINGQVRDPAQISNIVIKSTQAGIPIHIGDVASVSQSVKPQYTIVTANGKPGVLLNINRQPDSNTVAVADAVHAEVEDIRRSLPPGIQIQSFYDQSTIVRESIKSVRDAILLGLVLASVILVLFLRDWGSSVVAGLVIPVTILITLIFLKVLGESFNLMTLGGLAAAVGLVIDDAIVVVENITLHRDAGQSRLEAIHSALHEITIPLVGSTLTPVVVFLPLISITGVTGTFFRALAVTMAVALFSSLALALTWTPNLSQYFVRRRAAAPPEDILKALSASSSETERLLAAEEASMRGFFGRVISFYEKWVKRALEHPRWLAGLAAGLIVISYLSYHALGSDLLPEMDEGGFVIDYIMPAGSSLQETNRVLTHIEQMLRGIPEVESTSRRTGLQLGLAAVTEANTGDISVKLKGKRDRDIEEVISDVRAKIAAQEPAINVEFIQVLQDMIGDLTSAPEPIEIKLFSADPELLRQWAPRLADSIRKIPGVVDVLDGIENTISGPAVMFQVNPLIAARAGFTPEEVATDAAAILEGEPAALPVIVNDRAYTIRVRFPEGNRTSLDAMKNTLLTSSTGKTATLGSLASLSELPGQTEIRRENLQRDVAVTARLEGRDLGSGIAAVKKAVAGLHLPSSIRVQYGGTYELQQSSFRDLVLVLFLALMLLFLVLLFEFRTFSAPLAILASALLSTSGVFFALLITRTTFNIASFMGLIMVVGIVAKNGILLLDADQKFRAAGFSAEEAMIQAGRRRLRPIVMTALASVAGMLPLALALGAGSQMLQPLAIAVIGGILISMVLSLIVTPAVHFYLTRDRQAA; translated from the coding sequence ATGAGCGACAATCCCAAGCCGAAAACAGAGGCGCGGGTCGAGGAAGCTCCGCCTCGAACCTACTGGTTTGCACGATTCTCCGGCCCGGTCATCTTCCTTATTATTGCGGCCGCGCTCATCGGCGTTTATCTCGCATTCAGTATCCCCATCGCGGTTTTTCCGTCGACGAATTTTCCCCGCATTGTCATCGGCGTCGATAACGGGGTGATGCCGATCGACCAGATGCTGGTTACCATTACCCGTCCGCTCGAAGAAGCGGTGAACAGCGTCCCCGGTTTGCAGCAAGTGCGTTCCACAACCAGCCGCGGCTCCGCCGAAATTAATCTGTTCTTCGACTGGAACGTCGACATGTTCCGGACACTACAACTGGTCGACTCGGCTGTGGCGCGTGTCCAGTCGTCCCTGCCGCCAACTGCGAAGATAGTAAGCAATCGGCTCACTTTTGCTTCCTTTCCTATCCTTGGCTACAGCCTGACGTCCGATTCTGTTCCCCAATCGCAGCTCTGGGAGCTCGCAACCTATGACCTGAAGCCGCGCCTGAATCGCTTAAATGGCGTATCGACGGTGATCGTTCAGGGAGGCCAGGTTCCCGAGTTCGAGATCACTCCCGATCCCGCTAAGCTTCTGGCTGCCAGCACCACGGTTACGGAGATTCTCGATGCTGTCCGGCGCACCAACCTCATCGACTCGCCCGGACTGCTCGAGCAAAATCACCAGTTGTATCTGGGCTTGATCAACGGACAAGTTCGCGATCCCGCGCAGATTTCCAATATCGTGATCAAGTCAACGCAGGCGGGCATTCCCATCCACATTGGAGATGTCGCTTCGGTCAGCCAGTCGGTCAAACCCCAATACACGATCGTTACCGCCAACGGAAAGCCGGGGGTACTGCTCAACATCAATCGTCAACCGGATAGCAACACCGTAGCGGTTGCCGACGCAGTCCACGCCGAGGTCGAAGACATTCGCCGCTCACTCCCGCCCGGTATTCAGATTCAGTCGTTTTACGATCAATCTACGATCGTGCGCGAATCGATCAAGAGCGTGCGGGATGCCATCCTGCTCGGCCTCGTGCTGGCCTCGGTAATTCTTGTGCTATTCCTTCGCGATTGGGGCAGCTCCGTCGTGGCTGGATTGGTGATTCCGGTTACGATCCTCATCACCCTCATCTTTCTGAAAGTCCTCGGCGAGAGTTTCAATCTGATGACTCTGGGCGGCCTGGCCGCCGCCGTAGGCCTGGTGATCGACGACGCCATCGTTGTTGTCGAGAACATCACTTTGCATCGCGATGCCGGGCAGTCTCGTCTGGAGGCCATTCACAGCGCACTTCACGAAATCACTATTCCCCTTGTTGGCTCGACTCTCACCCCGGTTGTCGTCTTCCTTCCCTTGATTTCGATTACCGGCGTTACCGGGACCTTCTTCCGCGCCCTGGCAGTCACCATGGCGGTGGCATTGTTCAGTTCGCTGGCGCTGGCGCTCACCTGGACCCCAAATTTGAGCCAGTATTTTGTGCGCAGGAGAGCCGCCGCTCCACCTGAGGACATTTTGAAAGCCCTCTCCGCCTCCTCATCGGAGACCGAACGCCTGCTGGCGGCCGAAGAAGCGTCAATGCGGGGCTTTTTTGGCCGCGTCATCAGCTTTTATGAGAAATGGGTGAAGCGCGCCCTCGAGCATCCTCGCTGGCTGGCCGGACTGGCGGCAGGCTTGATCGTGATCTCTTACCTGTCCTATCACGCGCTTGGCTCCGACCTTTTGCCGGAGATGGATGAAGGCGGCTTTGTCATCGACTACATCATGCCCGCGGGCAGCTCGCTGCAGGAGACCAATCGCGTTCTCACACACATAGAGCAAATGCTTCGCGGAATACCCGAGGTTGAAAGCACCTCGCGCCGCACCGGCCTGCAGTTAGGGCTCGCTGCGGTGACGGAAGCCAACACTGGGGACATCTCCGTAAAGCTGAAAGGCAAGCGGGATCGAGACATCGAAGAAGTGATCTCCGATGTGCGTGCCAAGATTGCCGCACAGGAGCCTGCGATTAATGTCGAATTCATCCAGGTGCTGCAAGACATGATCGGCGACCTGACCAGCGCACCCGAGCCCATCGAAATCAAGTTGTTTTCTGCCGATCCTGAACTGCTTCGCCAGTGGGCGCCGCGGCTAGCTGATTCGATTCGCAAGATCCCTGGTGTAGTGGATGTGCTAGACGGGATTGAGAACACAATCAGCGGCCCGGCAGTGATGTTCCAGGTAAATCCGCTCATCGCCGCGCGCGCCGGATTTACGCCCGAGGAAGTTGCCACGGACGCTGCCGCAATTCTGGAAGGCGAGCCTGCCGCGCTTCCGGTCATCGTCAACGATCGCGCCTACACGATTCGCGTGCGTTTTCCGGAGGGGAATCGGACTTCACTCGACGCGATGAAGAACACGTTGCTGACCAGCAGCACCGGCAAGACTGCAACCCTAGGCTCTCTAGCCAGCCTTAGCGAACTCCCGGGACAGACTGAGATCAGACGCGAGAATCTTCAGCGCGACGTGGCGGTTACCGCTCGCTTGGAAGGACGTGATTTGGGCAGCGGTATTGCGGCGGTGAAGAAAGCCGTGGCTGGCCTTCACCTGCCATCGTCGATCCGGGTTCAATACGGTGGAACTTACGAATTGCAGCAGAGCTCCTTCCGGGATCTGGTGCTAGTTCTATTTCTCGCGCTGATGCTGCTTTTTCTCGTCCTGCTGTTTGAATTCCGCACCTTCTCGGCTCCCTTGGCCATACTCGCTTCGGCATTGCTATCGACGTCGGGCGTATTTTTTGCCCTGCTGATCACCCGCACTACCTTCAACATCGCTTCGTTTATGGGGCTGATCATGGTTGTCGGCATCGTTGCCAAGAATGGAATCTTGTTGCTCGATGCTGATCAGAAGTTCCGAGCAGCCGGCTTTTCAGCAGAAGAAGCCATGATTCAGGCAGGACGCCGCAGACTGCGACCGATTGTGATGACCGCGCTGGCATCGGTGGCTGGGATGCTGCCGCTCGCGCTGGCGCTGGGCGCCGGATCCCAGATGCTGCAGCCTCTGGCAATCGCCGTTATCGGAGGGATTCTCATCTCCATGGTTCTTTCGCTAATCGTAACCCCGGCGGTGCATTTCTACTTAACGCGCGATCGACAGGCAGCGTGA